The Pristis pectinata isolate sPriPec2 chromosome 28, sPriPec2.1.pri, whole genome shotgun sequence genome includes a window with the following:
- the LOC127583857 gene encoding uncharacterized protein LOC127583857, whose product MSKDGRVFCVQIGSTDFIHGVMGVIQKDNAWSKGIEHMVGIIDDPTTVPEVPALQFVHGKMLQWLFNSTTRSFFNCGWVLQTENGSRGIHSHLVVERMEGHQSARLQKMFKQFTESDQGKCFENRTLDCHMYRHANGRIFQRSVDGGQFVRNYLRQKVPGVTPRSNGRKTYYAVRAFRWTAFENEIQSGLWKQIEVPDIVEAEPFDNSTCGEVGEALCKSAEKLRDLVEYCTDRDILTKEQLMYHAPDRYLNICCMNQGTLKLRTIMEMVQTTSVQKGMDQLIRRNAKSSATLAWFCRQEDICKHYLATLFYRVLCKKNGKRNWIALYGPPGTGKSMIMNALVDPRICFGSINLHNENFPFNDCQNKHVILCDELVLNHKWIEQFKTLTSGVPFRCDRKCNDSVLIGQTPVISTSNTHPHLVQYPQGLSSKHKSELSVRCNIVHLKSPWVYDEVTFEDLCAFMLDYNCDLELPQVITKAVRCDYCGVSRIAQLTPYDTIRESGDREDEQPAKRQRKENHTDDAD is encoded by the exons ATGTCTAAGGACGGAAGAGTATTTTGCGTACAGATCGGATCCACTGATTTCATCCATGGAGTCATGGGTGTCATTCAGAAGGACAATGCCTGGTCTAAGGGTATCGAACATATGGTCGGTATCATAGACGACCCCACTACCGTGCCCGAGGTACCCGCTCTGCAATTCGTGCACGGTAAGATGCTGCAGTGGCTATTCAATAGCACTACGCGCTCCTTCTTCAACTGCGGCTGGGTGCTACAAACCGAGAACGGTTCTAGGGGCATCCATAGCCATCTAGTAGTCGAGCGCATGGAAGGCCATCAATCCGCACGCCTGCAGAAGATGTTCAAGCAGTTCACCGAATCGGATCAAGGTAAATGTTTCGAGAATCGCACCCTCGACTGTCATATGTATAGACACGCCAACGGGCGCATCTTCCAACGGTCGGTAGACGGCGGTCAGTTCGTACGCAATTACCTGCGGCAGAAGGTGCCCGGCGTGACGCCGCGGTCGAACGGCAGGAAGACGTACTACGCCGTCCGTGCGTTCCGGTGGACCGCCTTCGAGAATGAGATCCAGAGCGGTCTGTGGAAACAGATAGAAGTACCGGACATAGTAGAGGCGGAACCCTTCGACAACTCTACCTGCGGAGAG GTAGGCGAGGCACTCTGTAAGAGTGCTGAGAAACTAAGGGATCTGGTAGAATATTGTACCGATCGTGACATCCTAACGAAGGAGCAGTTGATGTACCACGCTCCGGATAGGTATCTGAACATCTGTTGCATGAACCAAGGGACCTTAAAGCTGCGTACTATCATGGAGATGGTACAGACGACCTCGGTGCAGAAGGGCATGGATCAGCTCATCCGACGTAACGCAAAGAGTAGCGCCACGTTAGCGTGGTTCTGTAGACAAGAGGATATCTGTAAACATTATTTGGCTACCCTATTCTATAGAGTGCTGTGTAAGAAAAACGGAAAGAGAAATTGGATAGCCCTGTACGGACCACCCGGTACGGGCAAGAGTATGATAATGAATGCCTTGGTCGACCCTAGAATATGTTTCGGTTCCATTAACCTACACAACGAGAACTTCCCCTTTAACGATTGTCAGAACAAGCACGTTATACTGTGCGACGAACTGGTGCTAAATCATAAGTGGATAGAGCAATTCAAGACCCTCACTAGTGGCGTGCCGTTCCGTTGTGACCGCAAGTGTAACGACAGTGTCCTGATCGGACAGACACCCGTGATATCTACTAGTAACACCCATCCGCATCTGGTGCAGTACCCTCAGGGCCTCAGCTCGAAGCACAAGTCAGAGCTGTCCGTACGGTGTAACATCGTACATCTGAAAAGTCCCTGGGTATACGACGAGGTAACGTTCGAGGATCTGTGCGCATTCATGCTCGACTATAACTGTGATCTCGAACTCCCGCAGGTCATAACCAAAGCCGTCCGCTGCGACTACTGCGGCGTGAGTAGGATCGCACAACTGACACCGTACGATACCATACGAGAGAGCGGAGATCGGGAGGACGAGCAGCCCGCCAAGAGGCAGCGCAAGGAGAATCATACGGACGACGCAGacg